A single window of Sphingobacterium sp. ML3W DNA harbors:
- a CDS encoding DUF3526 domain-containing protein: MRAIWYAPASAIKEPSQMMPFSMGQVEQFGYYKQVTNWSSTFDSDLSEEMANPERLAIGALDFSFIIIYLLPILLIILLFNIGGLEKDLNFDRLVQVNNPSFSKWLLARFSFYFFLIIALLLILMLVYAALTNALFDLSGTFLMMYLLVLFYTFLWFGIFYYINLKGKGSANQAIKMASIWLLFGVIIPGATHQILSLKYPTSYMTDYLDASRDETYKIYDLPADTVKKKLLIHYPELQATKLSKETVIDEGIIGNSTSGLINKLMKDAAKQIEDSNESKNQFIRYTSWVNPLNWFQNTMNRLSETDYYAYQKFRVKIQEMIDKKVKFILNDSWNKETIDREKFLEYVEAFKTNTEK, from the coding sequence ATGCGGGCTATATGGTACGCTCCAGCTTCGGCAATTAAGGAGCCTTCACAAATGATGCCCTTTAGCATGGGGCAAGTAGAACAATTTGGATATTATAAGCAGGTAACCAATTGGAGTTCTACTTTTGATTCTGACCTTTCCGAAGAAATGGCAAATCCAGAAAGGCTAGCTATTGGGGCATTAGATTTTAGTTTTATCATCATTTATCTGTTGCCCATTTTGCTCATCATCTTGCTATTCAATATTGGAGGCCTTGAAAAAGATTTAAACTTTGATCGTTTGGTACAGGTTAATAATCCTTCATTCAGTAAATGGTTATTGGCAAGATTTAGTTTCTACTTTTTTTTAATAATAGCATTGCTACTTATACTAATGCTAGTTTATGCTGCACTCACTAATGCACTATTTGATTTATCTGGTACATTTTTGATGATGTATTTATTGGTACTGTTTTATACATTCCTTTGGTTTGGTATCTTCTATTACATTAATCTTAAAGGAAAAGGAAGTGCTAATCAGGCGATAAAAATGGCTTCTATTTGGTTATTGTTTGGGGTTATTATTCCAGGTGCTACACACCAAATTTTATCTTTAAAATACCCAACAAGCTATATGACGGATTATTTGGATGCAAGTCGGGATGAAACCTATAAAATATATGATTTACCGGCGGATACAGTGAAGAAAAAACTTTTGATTCACTACCCTGAACTTCAAGCGACTAAACTATCAAAAGAGACTGTTATTGACGAAGGTATTATAGGGAATTCGACCAGTGGGCTTATTAATAAGCTGATGAAAGATGCAGCAAAACAAATTGAGGATAGCAACGAAAGCAAAAATCAATTCATACGATACACTTCTTGGGTCAACCCTCTAAATTGGTTTCAAAACACAATGAATCGTTTAAGCGAAACGGACTACTATGCTTATCAAAAATTCAGAGTTAAAATTCAGGAAATGATTGATAAAAAAGTGAAATTCATTCTAAATGACAGTTGGAATAAAGAAACTATTGATAGAGAAAAATTTCTTGAATATGTGGAAGCTTTTAAAACAAACACTGAAAAATGA
- a CDS encoding IS4 family transposase: MVNLNVFSQILSLIDRELFKVLVAKHKSDKHCKGINSWTHLASMLFCHFSSADSVRDISNGLRSTTGNLNHLGVGRAPSKSNISYINKHRTHELFKDLYFSLLDKLWQKDTHLRKDLTQLKRKVYLMDASIIPLCLSVFDWAKFRSTKGAVKLHTVLDYDGCLPVFMQITDGKVHESQRAGSYSFSKGSVVVVDRGYVDYNWLGDLDSRGCYFVTRSKTNMKYNVIKSYQSEALLEKGIIKDEIIELSGPSADRYNSKPLRLIHFWDSSTDNQYHFLTNNIQWKASLVANIYKQRWQIEIFFKHLKQRLKISSFVGTSENAVMIQIWTSLIGILLLKYLQKKAKYDWNLSNLVGFIRMNIFVKINIWQWIDDPFIRPPVKGKNGQLQIFSD; encoded by the coding sequence ATGGTAAATTTAAACGTTTTTAGTCAGATTTTATCACTTATCGACCGCGAATTATTCAAGGTTTTGGTTGCTAAGCACAAGAGTGACAAACATTGTAAAGGGATCAACAGCTGGACGCATCTTGCTAGCATGTTGTTTTGCCATTTTTCTTCTGCAGATTCAGTTCGTGATATCAGTAATGGCTTACGTAGTACGACTGGTAATTTGAACCATTTAGGTGTTGGTAGAGCACCCAGCAAGTCCAATATTTCCTATATCAACAAGCACCGCACCCATGAACTCTTTAAAGATCTGTACTTTTCGCTATTAGATAAGCTATGGCAAAAGGATACCCATTTGCGCAAAGATCTAACGCAATTAAAGCGCAAGGTTTATCTGATGGATGCCAGTATCATCCCTTTATGTTTATCTGTATTTGACTGGGCTAAATTTAGAAGCACCAAAGGTGCTGTAAAACTGCACACTGTGCTGGATTATGATGGATGTCTTCCTGTTTTCATGCAGATTACAGACGGGAAAGTTCATGAAAGCCAGCGTGCGGGTAGCTATAGTTTTTCCAAAGGAAGCGTTGTAGTGGTGGATAGAGGTTATGTGGATTACAACTGGCTCGGGGATTTGGACAGCAGAGGTTGTTATTTTGTTACCAGGAGTAAAACTAACATGAAGTACAACGTTATCAAGTCATACCAGAGTGAAGCACTCCTTGAAAAGGGAATCATTAAAGATGAGATCATTGAGCTTTCTGGTCCATCAGCAGATAGATACAACTCTAAACCATTACGCTTGATTCACTTTTGGGACAGCAGCACAGACAACCAGTACCACTTTCTGACAAATAATATCCAATGGAAGGCATCACTAGTAGCTAACATTTATAAACAGCGATGGCAGATCGAGATTTTCTTCAAGCATCTGAAGCAACGCTTAAAAATATCATCTTTTGTGGGTACTTCTGAAAATGCGGTCATGATCCAAATATGGACTTCGTTGATTGGAATATTACTGCTCAAATACCTTCAGAAGAAGGCTAAATACGATTGGAATCTGTCTAACTTGGTCGGGTTTATCAGGATGAATATATTCGTGAAAATAAATATATGGCAATGGATAGATGATCCTTTTATCAGGCCACCAGTTAAGGGTAAAAATGGACAGCTACAGATATTCTCAGACTAA
- a CDS encoding IS4 family transposase, giving the protein MININVFSQILSLIDRDIFKNLVSSYNSDKHQKGLTSWTHLVSMLFCHLSSSDSVRDISNGLRSTTGNMSHMGISRAPSKSSISYMNEHRDFNLFRDLYFALLSSLWNKDVNHRKELRSLKREVYLMDASVIPLCLSMFDWATFRSNKGAAKLHTVLDYDGCLPVFMEITDGKVHESKKANSFAFPKGSVVVVDRGYVDFQWMNVLDSKGCYFVTRSKSNMRYSVNKSYQSEAMRESGIIKDQIITLEGTASKRYGNKKLRLVHVLDSTTGNEYEFLTNNLQWKPAMVSMIYKQRWQIEIFFKHLKQRLKVTSFIGTSENAVQIQIWTALIGILLLKYIQNKVIYKWNLSNLVSFIRMNIFVKIDFWKWANDPFIKDKIPDKNGQLGVF; this is encoded by the coding sequence ATGATAAATATAAATGTTTTTAGCCAGATTCTGTCGTTGATCGATCGGGATATTTTCAAAAACCTGGTAAGTAGCTACAATAGTGACAAGCATCAGAAAGGCCTTACCAGTTGGACCCACCTTGTGAGCATGTTATTCTGTCATTTATCATCCTCTGATTCGGTACGTGATATCAGCAATGGTCTACGTAGTACTACTGGCAACATGAGCCATATGGGCATTTCCAGAGCACCCAGTAAATCGAGTATCTCTTATATGAATGAGCATCGGGACTTTAATCTGTTTAGGGATCTATATTTTGCTCTTCTTTCCAGCCTATGGAATAAGGATGTTAATCATCGAAAAGAATTACGGTCCTTGAAACGTGAGGTATACCTGATGGATGCCAGCGTGATCCCACTGTGCCTTTCGATGTTTGACTGGGCCACATTTCGCAGCAATAAAGGGGCTGCCAAACTGCACACTGTCCTGGATTATGATGGCTGTCTTCCGGTTTTCATGGAGATTACCGATGGTAAGGTACATGAAAGCAAAAAGGCAAACAGCTTTGCTTTCCCTAAGGGAAGTGTCGTTGTTGTGGACCGTGGATACGTTGATTTTCAGTGGATGAACGTTTTGGACAGCAAGGGGTGTTATTTTGTTACGCGTAGCAAAAGCAATATGAGATACAGCGTAAACAAGAGCTATCAGAGCGAGGCTATGCGAGAAAGCGGCATCATTAAGGATCAGATCATTACCTTGGAGGGAACGGCATCAAAACGTTATGGAAACAAAAAACTTAGACTGGTACACGTTTTGGACAGCACAACAGGTAATGAGTATGAATTTTTAACCAATAACCTGCAATGGAAACCTGCCATGGTCTCTATGATATATAAACAGCGATGGCAGATTGAGATCTTTTTTAAACATCTCAAACAAAGACTCAAGGTGACAAGCTTTATTGGAACTTCGGAAAATGCAGTTCAGATCCAGATATGGACGGCATTGATCGGGATACTTTTATTGAAATACATTCAAAACAAGGTGATCTACAAATGGAATCTATCCAATTTGGTCAGTTTTATCAGGATGAATATATTTGTGAAAATTGACTTTTGGAAATGGGCAAATGATCCATTTATAAAGGATAAAATCCCAGATAAAAATGGACAATTAGGTGTCTTTTGA
- a CDS encoding SDR family NAD(P)-dependent oxidoreductase, which produces MPNGKVALITGGESGIGRAVALDFAQEGADIMISYLNEHKDTNETLYQIQSHGRRGVNCRRYF; this is translated from the coding sequence ATACCTAATGGTAAAGTAGCTTTAATCACCGGCGGTGAAAGTGGAATAGGTAGAGCAGTTGCACTTGATTTTGCGCAAGAAGGCGCGGATATTATGATCAGTTACCTAAATGAACATAAAGATACTAATGAAACATTATATCAAATCCAAAGCCATGGCAGACGTGGAGTTAATTGCAGGAGATATTTCTGA
- a CDS encoding DUF5689 domain-containing protein, which yields MKTTRTMKQMMLAASLVLGLAACKKANQPTPPPVEVKSITFTELKALSTGTSVKVPDAKKISGVVISDVSGKNIDGKTVVLQEATDKPGIIIQFDAAQTFAVGDQLEVTISNQFLIQANGEVILDKVPLANAKKIGTGTVTARLTTADEVIKNTALWNGTLVTIGKGTFSGQGKYNGILEYTDATGKVKSNIASGAAFANAVYPFSIKSLTGIVRVVGTEVRIDLRNATDVGNNIAYTYTEDFQKAVVGEVLWTGFNNVFNLVTGDWTNKMNDYAFLKGGDKEADKDFLTAGKIYFYPVYSGTIGEFNTNFEDTKLKGVKYVTVTFAGSYLNKNMGNMTATDVLDVFDPAKHSYTFEVRPVIEKTEFASFGMEIGLTAEFKDQGKFHTVTFAVPSKEELVAKGATAEQADFFINNPDFNFLLTSSKRGSYSFQSIGTPVIIEKIEFGFDSKPTWAP from the coding sequence ATGAAAACGACAAGAACAATGAAACAAATGATGCTGGCGGCTAGTTTGGTACTAGGCCTTGCAGCTTGTAAAAAAGCAAATCAACCCACACCACCCCCTGTGGAGGTTAAAAGCATAACCTTTACCGAACTAAAGGCGCTCAGTACAGGCACATCGGTAAAAGTACCTGATGCCAAAAAAATCAGCGGGGTAGTGATTTCTGATGTAAGCGGTAAAAATATCGATGGCAAAACGGTTGTGCTGCAGGAAGCTACAGATAAGCCGGGTATCATTATTCAGTTTGATGCAGCCCAAACCTTTGCCGTTGGCGACCAATTGGAGGTGACCATTTCCAACCAATTTCTTATACAGGCTAATGGCGAAGTAATATTGGATAAAGTTCCGTTAGCAAACGCAAAAAAAATAGGTACAGGAACTGTTACTGCCCGCCTAACCACAGCTGATGAAGTGATTAAAAATACGGCTTTATGGAACGGTACCTTGGTTACCATTGGGAAAGGAACTTTTTCAGGGCAGGGAAAATACAATGGAATTTTGGAGTATACTGATGCTACAGGAAAAGTGAAAAGCAATATTGCCTCAGGTGCTGCTTTTGCAAATGCGGTTTATCCCTTTTCCATAAAAAGCCTTACAGGGATTGTAAGGGTTGTTGGTACTGAAGTACGGATCGACCTGAGGAATGCAACAGATGTAGGCAACAATATAGCCTATACTTATACGGAAGATTTTCAAAAGGCGGTAGTAGGTGAAGTTCTTTGGACAGGCTTTAACAATGTATTTAATCTAGTGACTGGCGACTGGACTAATAAGATGAATGATTATGCTTTTTTAAAAGGAGGAGACAAGGAAGCTGATAAGGATTTTTTAACAGCTGGAAAAATATATTTCTATCCGGTTTACTCAGGTACAATAGGAGAATTTAATACAAATTTTGAAGATACAAAACTGAAAGGGGTTAAATATGTAACGGTAACTTTTGCAGGCAGTTATTTAAATAAAAATATGGGAAATATGACCGCAACAGATGTATTAGACGTATTCGATCCGGCCAAACACTCCTACACGTTTGAAGTAAGGCCAGTAATTGAAAAAACTGAATTTGCGTCTTTTGGTATGGAAATTGGCCTTACAGCAGAATTTAAAGATCAAGGAAAATTCCATACGGTAACTTTTGCTGTACCATCCAAAGAAGAATTAGTGGCTAAAGGGGCCACCGCAGAACAAGCAGATTTTTTTATCAATAATCCCGATTTCAACTTTTTACTGACATCTTCTAAGAGAGGGAGTTATTCTTTTCAATCTATAGGAACGCCTGTAATTATTGAAAAAATTGAATTTGGGTTTGATTCAAAACCCACTTGGGCACCATAA
- a CDS encoding DUF4397 domain-containing protein, whose translation METRKIFWLMLFLGSVFASCKKTINSAQYAAEGTAAVNFYTTSDVFLAFQKGGIGIFTDTVSNNKQYINGDHATLPHFNLVPYSRVLEFPVISGGKLNQPFYMDFRAGDHRFLFSYMIENDKGLVINPISDLADIKVSLKSNTHHCIYLADALADENAPAAYKVISMEESREKAVADGKVAVRFVHLSADVGALRLSLETRDGKLNTNDLPQNFEFGQYTDYIKLDTAGAIDGILQFNLYNKNSDKKTLTTGIPAQSGHSFVVVLQGFKEEHKRKIPVSNDPSGNLVYQSISIPANLRAVIRKTY comes from the coding sequence TGTAAAAAGACCATTAATTCCGCTCAATATGCAGCTGAAGGAACTGCGGCCGTAAATTTCTATACTACCTCGGATGTCTTCCTGGCTTTTCAGAAAGGAGGCATTGGAATTTTTACAGACACCGTATCCAACAATAAACAATATATAAACGGTGACCATGCTACCCTGCCACATTTTAACCTGGTGCCTTACAGCAGGGTATTAGAATTTCCGGTAATATCGGGCGGAAAGTTAAACCAGCCCTTTTATATGGACTTCCGTGCTGGAGACCACCGCTTTCTGTTTTCCTATATGATCGAAAACGACAAAGGACTGGTAATAAATCCCATCAGTGACCTTGCGGATATAAAAGTTAGTTTAAAATCTAATACACACCATTGTATTTACCTGGCAGATGCCCTTGCGGACGAGAATGCACCTGCTGCCTATAAAGTAATCAGTATGGAAGAATCACGGGAAAAAGCAGTAGCAGATGGAAAAGTAGCGGTTCGGTTTGTCCATCTCAGTGCGGATGTGGGAGCCCTGCGTTTGAGTCTGGAAACCAGAGATGGTAAACTGAATACAAATGACCTTCCGCAGAATTTTGAATTCGGGCAGTATACAGATTATATTAAACTCGATACCGCAGGCGCTATAGATGGTATTTTACAGTTTAATCTTTACAATAAGAATAGCGATAAAAAAACACTGACAACTGGTATTCCGGCCCAAAGCGGACATTCGTTTGTGGTTGTTTTACAGGGATTTAAGGAAGAACATAAAAGGAAAATCCCAGTAAGTAACGATCCCAGTGGTAATTTGGTTTATCAAAGTATAAGCATACCCGCCAATTTAAGGGCGGTAATCCGAAAAACGTATTAA